In Daphnia pulex isolate KAP4 chromosome 7, ASM2113471v1, one genomic interval encodes:
- the LOC124197166 gene encoding early endosome antigen 1-like isoform X3, translated as MARTLFSLHPSRSNMKFSFVAVVLALACVVSAQLADDWSSNRRAEVDSDDLAVRMGRNILFRRTSTRFEKLEQTTETLAKNLQETTLQLNNTSQRLEKSFHILAETMTEVVNLKTSVKETSEGLTDIKQDLVSARTDYSKQLDDIEVIKQELVSTKEEFTKQFEDITTIKQDLINTKKQFEDLTATQQDLVSAMKADYAKQMDAMKQDLVNAKSDYAKQLEDLAETRQQLASTKSDYAKEFDDMAAIKKNLLSTKTDYEKQLIDISVIKQGVVNATRQLDATQQDLTAAKMEYKKQFDEISVIKQELISTKSNFIKQLDDVTLIRQDLLSAKADYAKQLTDYSAIKQDLKNTKLDYTKQLEDISVIKQDLMNVTKQLDATQKDLITARVGYKKESDAISAIKREMMSTKTNYTNQLHGLEILKQDLISGTKHLGETLGHLEKAKKGYDDQLNGFAEIKQDLLSAKSNFSKEWDVTQHHLQRAIANYTKQQDDLAVIKRDLMSATKQLDAIQKSLTSAKADYTKQSEDMAIIKQGLVIAKVDYSTKLSDMTAIKADLINATKRLDATQEAYMNAQLAYAKQSEVMAAIKQDWMKTKSDYAKQLTDLAIIKQSAMNTTKELDATWKDLVGAKAEYLKQLDAINVLIDFAVLKQDLTSTKADYARQLDDLAVAHQELVDAMKADYTKQLDDMAATQQDLVSAMKADYTKTFDDLAVAKQSFVNEMKSDYTKQFDDLAVIRQDWVNATKKLDDVAVLKQDFVITKAEFTKQLAGLAATNEGYCKIVCNSSN; from the exons ATGGCCAGGACATTATTCAGTCTACATCCGAGTCGGAGCAACATGAAGTTTTCA TTTGTCGCCGTAGTTCTGGCGCTGGCCTGTGTCGTATCGGCCCAGTTGGCGGACGATTGGAGTAGTAATCGTCGTGCAGAAGTGGACTCCGACGACCTGGCTGTGAGGATGGGGCGAAATATCCTTTTTCGACGGACATCGACGCGATTCGAAAAACTAGAACAAACCACAGAGACATTAGCAAAGAACTTACAGG AGACTACTCTGCAGTTGAATAATACTTCCCAACGcttagaaaaatcatttcatatCCTAGCTGAAACGATGACGGAAGTTGTGAATTTAAAGACGAGTGTAAAAG aaactTCTGAAGGTTTAACGGATATTAAACAAGATTTGGTGAGTGCCAGGACGGATTACTCAAAACAATTAGACG ATATTGAGGTTATTAAGCAAGAACTGGTCAGCACCAAGGAGGAATTCACTAAACAATTTGAAG ACATAACCACTATCAAGCAAGATCtcataaacacaaaaaagcaGTTTGAAG atTTGACAGCGACTCAACAGGATTTAGTCAGCGCCATGAAGGCGGATTACGCAAAACAAATGGATG CAATGAAGCAGGACTTGGTGAACGCAAAATCGGATTACGCAAAACAATTAGagg ATTTGGCAGAAACTCGACAACAACTGGCGAGTACCAAATCGGATTATGCCAAAGAATTTGACG atATGGCGgcaatcaaaaagaatttgctGAGCACCAAGACTGACTATGAAAAGCAATTGATTG ATATTTCAGTAATCAAGCAAGGCGTAGTGAATGCCACTCGACAATTGGATG CCACCCAACAAGATTTGACAGCCGCTAAGATGGAATACAAAAAACAGTTTGATG AAATTTCAGTGATTAAGCAAGAGTTGATAAGCACCAAATCGAATTTCATCAAACAACTGGATG ATGTGACACTAATTAGGCAAGATTTGTTGAGTGCTAAAGCTGATTATGCAAAACAATTAACCG ATTACTCAGCCATTAAGCAAGATTTGAAGAATACCAAATTGGACTATACGAAACAGTTGGAAG ACATTTCAGTAATCAAGCAGGATTTGATGAACGTCACAAAACAATTAGATG CAACGCAGAAAGATTTGATAACCGCTAGAGTAGGTTATAAAAAGGAATCCGATG CAATTTCAGCgatcaaaagagaaatgatgagCACAAAAACCAATTACACGAATCAATTGCACG GTTTGGAAATACTCAAACAAGATTTGATAAGCGGAACTAAACATCTGGGTG AAACCCTTGGGCATTTAGAAAAGGCCAAGAAGGGATATGACGACCAATTGAATG GTTTTgcagaaataaaacaagatttGTTGAGCGCAAAATCAAACTTTTCAAAAGAGTGGGATg TAACTCAACATCATTTACAGAGAGCTATTGCGAATTACACCAAACAACAGGATG aTTTGGCAGTAATTAAGCGAGATTTGATGAGCGCCACGAAACAACTggatg CaattcaaaaaagtttaacGAGCGCAAAAGCGGATTACACGAAGCAATCGGAGG aTATGGCGATAATTAAGCAGGGATTGGTGATCGCAAAAGTGGATTACTCAACTAAATTGAGTG ACATGACAGCAATAAAGGCTGATTTGATAAACGCAACAAAACGACTGGACG CAACGCAAGAAGCTTATATGAACGCTCAATTGGCGTACGCAAAACAATCGGAGG TTATGGCGGCGATAAAGCAAGATTGGATGAAAACTAAATCGGATTATGCAAAACAGCTGACAG ATTTGGCAATAATCAAGCAAAGTGCGATGAATACTACGAAGGAATTAGATG CTACTTGGAAGGATTTAGTGGGCGCTAAAGcagaatatttaaaacaactGGATG cgataaatgttttaatagattttGCAGTTCTCAAGCAAGATTTGACAAGCACGAAAGCAGATTACGCAAGACAGTTGGAcg ATTTGGCTGTAGCTCATCAAGAATTAGTGGACGCCATGAAAGCAGATTACACAAAACAATTGGACG atatGGCGGCAACTCAGCAAGACTTGGTGAGCGCTATGAAAGCGGATTatacaaaaacatttgatg ATTTGGCAGTAGCTAAACAATCTTTTGTGAACGAAATGAAATCGGATTacacaaaacaatttgacG ATCTGGCAGTAATCAGACAAGATTGGGTGAACGcgacaaaaaaattggatg atgtAGCGGTACTTAAGCAAGATTTCGTGATTACGAAGGCAGAATTCACGAAACAGCTGGCTG GTTTGGCAGCTACCAATGAAGGATATTGCAAAATTGTGTGTAATTCTTCGAATTGA
- the LOC124197166 gene encoding nucleoporin nup211-like isoform X7 — protein MARTLFSLHPSRSNMKFSFVAVVLALACVVSAQLADDWSSNRRAEVDSDDLAVRMGRNILFRRTSTRFEKLEQTTETLAKNLQETTLQLNNTSQRLEKSFHILAETMTEVVNLKTSVKETSEGLTDIKQDLVSARTDYSKQLDDIEVIKQELVSTKEEFTKQFEDITTIKQDLINTKKQFEDLTATQQDLVSAMKADYAKQMDAMKQDLVNAKSDYAKQLEDMAAIKKNLLSTKTDYEKQLIDISVIKQGVVNATRQLDATQQDLTAAKMEYKKQFDEISVIKQELISTKSNFIKQLDDVTLIRQDLLSAKADYAKQLTDYSAIKQDLKNTKLDYTKQLEDISVIKQDLMNVTKQLDATQKDLITARVGYKKESDAISAIKREMMSTKTNYTNQLHGLEILKQDLISGTKHLGETLGHLEKAKKGYDDQLNGFAEIKQDLLSAKSNFSKEWDVTQHHLQRAIANYTKQQDDLAVIKRDLMSATKQLDAIQKSLTSAKADYTKQSEDMAIIKQGLVIAKVDYSTKLSDMTAIKADLINATKRLDATQEAYMNAQLAYAKQSEVMAAIKQDWMKTKSDYAKQLTDLAIIKQSAMNTTKELDATWKDLVGAKAEYLKQLDAINVLIDFAVLKQDLTSTKADYARQLDDLAVAHQELVDAMKADYTKQLDDMAATQQDLVSAMKADYTKTFDDLAVAKQSFVNEMKSDYTKQFDDLAVIRQDWVNATKKLDDVAVLKQDFVITKAEFTKQLAGLAATNEGYCKIVCNSSN, from the exons ATGGCCAGGACATTATTCAGTCTACATCCGAGTCGGAGCAACATGAAGTTTTCA TTTGTCGCCGTAGTTCTGGCGCTGGCCTGTGTCGTATCGGCCCAGTTGGCGGACGATTGGAGTAGTAATCGTCGTGCAGAAGTGGACTCCGACGACCTGGCTGTGAGGATGGGGCGAAATATCCTTTTTCGACGGACATCGACGCGATTCGAAAAACTAGAACAAACCACAGAGACATTAGCAAAGAACTTACAGG AGACTACTCTGCAGTTGAATAATACTTCCCAACGcttagaaaaatcatttcatatCCTAGCTGAAACGATGACGGAAGTTGTGAATTTAAAGACGAGTGTAAAAG aaactTCTGAAGGTTTAACGGATATTAAACAAGATTTGGTGAGTGCCAGGACGGATTACTCAAAACAATTAGACG ATATTGAGGTTATTAAGCAAGAACTGGTCAGCACCAAGGAGGAATTCACTAAACAATTTGAAG ACATAACCACTATCAAGCAAGATCtcataaacacaaaaaagcaGTTTGAAG atTTGACAGCGACTCAACAGGATTTAGTCAGCGCCATGAAGGCGGATTACGCAAAACAAATGGATG CAATGAAGCAGGACTTGGTGAACGCAAAATCGGATTACGCAAAACAATTAGagg atATGGCGgcaatcaaaaagaatttgctGAGCACCAAGACTGACTATGAAAAGCAATTGATTG ATATTTCAGTAATCAAGCAAGGCGTAGTGAATGCCACTCGACAATTGGATG CCACCCAACAAGATTTGACAGCCGCTAAGATGGAATACAAAAAACAGTTTGATG AAATTTCAGTGATTAAGCAAGAGTTGATAAGCACCAAATCGAATTTCATCAAACAACTGGATG ATGTGACACTAATTAGGCAAGATTTGTTGAGTGCTAAAGCTGATTATGCAAAACAATTAACCG ATTACTCAGCCATTAAGCAAGATTTGAAGAATACCAAATTGGACTATACGAAACAGTTGGAAG ACATTTCAGTAATCAAGCAGGATTTGATGAACGTCACAAAACAATTAGATG CAACGCAGAAAGATTTGATAACCGCTAGAGTAGGTTATAAAAAGGAATCCGATG CAATTTCAGCgatcaaaagagaaatgatgagCACAAAAACCAATTACACGAATCAATTGCACG GTTTGGAAATACTCAAACAAGATTTGATAAGCGGAACTAAACATCTGGGTG AAACCCTTGGGCATTTAGAAAAGGCCAAGAAGGGATATGACGACCAATTGAATG GTTTTgcagaaataaaacaagatttGTTGAGCGCAAAATCAAACTTTTCAAAAGAGTGGGATg TAACTCAACATCATTTACAGAGAGCTATTGCGAATTACACCAAACAACAGGATG aTTTGGCAGTAATTAAGCGAGATTTGATGAGCGCCACGAAACAACTggatg CaattcaaaaaagtttaacGAGCGCAAAAGCGGATTACACGAAGCAATCGGAGG aTATGGCGATAATTAAGCAGGGATTGGTGATCGCAAAAGTGGATTACTCAACTAAATTGAGTG ACATGACAGCAATAAAGGCTGATTTGATAAACGCAACAAAACGACTGGACG CAACGCAAGAAGCTTATATGAACGCTCAATTGGCGTACGCAAAACAATCGGAGG TTATGGCGGCGATAAAGCAAGATTGGATGAAAACTAAATCGGATTATGCAAAACAGCTGACAG ATTTGGCAATAATCAAGCAAAGTGCGATGAATACTACGAAGGAATTAGATG CTACTTGGAAGGATTTAGTGGGCGCTAAAGcagaatatttaaaacaactGGATG cgataaatgttttaatagattttGCAGTTCTCAAGCAAGATTTGACAAGCACGAAAGCAGATTACGCAAGACAGTTGGAcg ATTTGGCTGTAGCTCATCAAGAATTAGTGGACGCCATGAAAGCAGATTACACAAAACAATTGGACG atatGGCGGCAACTCAGCAAGACTTGGTGAGCGCTATGAAAGCGGATTatacaaaaacatttgatg ATTTGGCAGTAGCTAAACAATCTTTTGTGAACGAAATGAAATCGGATTacacaaaacaatttgacG ATCTGGCAGTAATCAGACAAGATTGGGTGAACGcgacaaaaaaattggatg atgtAGCGGTACTTAAGCAAGATTTCGTGATTACGAAGGCAGAATTCACGAAACAGCTGGCTG GTTTGGCAGCTACCAATGAAGGATATTGCAAAATTGTGTGTAATTCTTCGAATTGA
- the LOC124197166 gene encoding nucleoporin nup211-like isoform X8 → MARTLFSLHPSRSNMKFSFVAVVLALACVVSAQLADDWSSNRRAEVDSDDLAVRMGRNILFRRTSTRFEKLEQTTETLAKNLQETTLQLNNTSQRLEKSFHILAETMTEVVNLKTSVKETSEGLTDIKQDLVSARTDYSKQLDDIEVIKQELVSTKEEFTKQFEDITTIKQDLINTKKQFEDLTATQQDLVSAMKADYAKQMDEWAAMKQDLVNAKSDYAKQLEDMAAIKKNLLSTKTDYEKQLIDISVIKQGVVNATRQLDATQQDLTAAKMEYKKQFDVIKQELISTKSNFIKQLDDVTLIRQDLLSAKADYAKQLTDYSAIKQDLKNTKLDYTKQLEDISVIKQDLMNVTKQLDATQKDLITARVGYKKESDAISAIKREMMSTKTNYTNQLHGLEILKQDLISGTKHLGETLGHLEKAKKGYDDQLNGFAEIKQDLLSAKSNFSKEWDVTQHHLQRAIANYTKQQDDLAVIKRDLMSATKQLDAIQKSLTSAKADYTKQSEDMAIIKQGLVIAKVDYSTKLSDMTAIKADLINATKRLDATQEAYMNAQLAYAKQSEVMAAIKQDWMKTKSDYAKQLTDLAIIKQSAMNTTKELDATWKDLVGAKAEYLKQLDDFAVLKQDLTSTKADYARQLDDLAVAHQELVDAMKADYTKQLDDMAATQQDLVSAMKADYTKTFDDLAVAKQSFVNEMKSDYTKQFDDLAVIRQDWVNATKKLDDVAVLKQDFVITKAEFTKQLAGLAATNEGYCKIVCNSSN, encoded by the exons ATGGCCAGGACATTATTCAGTCTACATCCGAGTCGGAGCAACATGAAGTTTTCA TTTGTCGCCGTAGTTCTGGCGCTGGCCTGTGTCGTATCGGCCCAGTTGGCGGACGATTGGAGTAGTAATCGTCGTGCAGAAGTGGACTCCGACGACCTGGCTGTGAGGATGGGGCGAAATATCCTTTTTCGACGGACATCGACGCGATTCGAAAAACTAGAACAAACCACAGAGACATTAGCAAAGAACTTACAGG AGACTACTCTGCAGTTGAATAATACTTCCCAACGcttagaaaaatcatttcatatCCTAGCTGAAACGATGACGGAAGTTGTGAATTTAAAGACGAGTGTAAAAG aaactTCTGAAGGTTTAACGGATATTAAACAAGATTTGGTGAGTGCCAGGACGGATTACTCAAAACAATTAGACG ATATTGAGGTTATTAAGCAAGAACTGGTCAGCACCAAGGAGGAATTCACTAAACAATTTGAAG ACATAACCACTATCAAGCAAGATCtcataaacacaaaaaagcaGTTTGAAG atTTGACAGCGACTCAACAGGATTTAGTCAGCGCCATGAAGGCGGATTACGCAAAACAAATGGATG AATGGGCAGCAATGAAGCAGGACTTGGTGAACGCAAAATCGGATTACGCAAAACAATTAGagg atATGGCGgcaatcaaaaagaatttgctGAGCACCAAGACTGACTATGAAAAGCAATTGATTG ATATTTCAGTAATCAAGCAAGGCGTAGTGAATGCCACTCGACAATTGGATG CCACCCAACAAGATTTGACAGCCGCTAAGATGGAATACAAAAAACAGTTTGATG TGATTAAGCAAGAGTTGATAAGCACCAAATCGAATTTCATCAAACAACTGGATG ATGTGACACTAATTAGGCAAGATTTGTTGAGTGCTAAAGCTGATTATGCAAAACAATTAACCG ATTACTCAGCCATTAAGCAAGATTTGAAGAATACCAAATTGGACTATACGAAACAGTTGGAAG ACATTTCAGTAATCAAGCAGGATTTGATGAACGTCACAAAACAATTAGATG CAACGCAGAAAGATTTGATAACCGCTAGAGTAGGTTATAAAAAGGAATCCGATG CAATTTCAGCgatcaaaagagaaatgatgagCACAAAAACCAATTACACGAATCAATTGCACG GTTTGGAAATACTCAAACAAGATTTGATAAGCGGAACTAAACATCTGGGTG AAACCCTTGGGCATTTAGAAAAGGCCAAGAAGGGATATGACGACCAATTGAATG GTTTTgcagaaataaaacaagatttGTTGAGCGCAAAATCAAACTTTTCAAAAGAGTGGGATg TAACTCAACATCATTTACAGAGAGCTATTGCGAATTACACCAAACAACAGGATG aTTTGGCAGTAATTAAGCGAGATTTGATGAGCGCCACGAAACAACTggatg CaattcaaaaaagtttaacGAGCGCAAAAGCGGATTACACGAAGCAATCGGAGG aTATGGCGATAATTAAGCAGGGATTGGTGATCGCAAAAGTGGATTACTCAACTAAATTGAGTG ACATGACAGCAATAAAGGCTGATTTGATAAACGCAACAAAACGACTGGACG CAACGCAAGAAGCTTATATGAACGCTCAATTGGCGTACGCAAAACAATCGGAGG TTATGGCGGCGATAAAGCAAGATTGGATGAAAACTAAATCGGATTATGCAAAACAGCTGACAG ATTTGGCAATAATCAAGCAAAGTGCGATGAATACTACGAAGGAATTAGATG CTACTTGGAAGGATTTAGTGGGCGCTAAAGcagaatatttaaaacaactGGATG attttGCAGTTCTCAAGCAAGATTTGACAAGCACGAAAGCAGATTACGCAAGACAGTTGGAcg ATTTGGCTGTAGCTCATCAAGAATTAGTGGACGCCATGAAAGCAGATTACACAAAACAATTGGACG atatGGCGGCAACTCAGCAAGACTTGGTGAGCGCTATGAAAGCGGATTatacaaaaacatttgatg ATTTGGCAGTAGCTAAACAATCTTTTGTGAACGAAATGAAATCGGATTacacaaaacaatttgacG ATCTGGCAGTAATCAGACAAGATTGGGTGAACGcgacaaaaaaattggatg atgtAGCGGTACTTAAGCAAGATTTCGTGATTACGAAGGCAGAATTCACGAAACAGCTGGCTG GTTTGGCAGCTACCAATGAAGGATATTGCAAAATTGTGTGTAATTCTTCGAATTGA
- the LOC124197166 gene encoding nucleoporin nup211-like isoform X6, whose amino-acid sequence MARTLFSLHPSRSNMKFSFVAVVLALACVVSAQLADDWSSNRRAEVDSDDLAVRMGRNILFRRTSTRFEKLEQTTETLAKNLQETTLQLNNTSQRLEKSFHILAETMTEVVNLKTSVKETSEGLTDIKQDLVSARTDYSKQLDDIEVIKQELVSTKEEFTKQFEDITTIKQDLINTKKQFEDLTATQQDLVSAMKADYAKQMDEWAAMKQDLVNAKSDYAKQLEDMAAIKKNLLSTKTDYEKQLIDISVIKQGVVNATRQLDATQQDLTAAKMEYKKQFDEISVIKQELISTKSNFIKQLDDVTLIRQDLLSAKADYAKQLTDYSAIKQDLKNTKLDYTKQLEDISVIKQDLMNVTKQLDATQKDLITARVGYKKESDAISAIKREMMSTKTNYTNQLHGLEILKQDLISGTKHLGETLGHLEKAKKGYDDQLNGFAEIKQDLLSAKSNFSKEWDVTQHHLQRAIANYTKQQDDLAVIKRDLMSATKQLDAIQKSLTSAKADYTKQSEDMAIIKQGLVIAKVDYSTKLSDMTAIKADLINATKRLDATQEAYMNAQLAYAKQSEVMAAIKQDWMKTKSDYAKQLTDLAIIKQSAMNTTKELDATWKDLVGAKAEYLKQLDAINVLIDFAVLKQDLTSTKADYARQLDDLAVAHQELVDAMKADYTKQLDDMAATQQDLVSAMKADYTKTFDDLAVAKQSFVNEMKSDYTKQFDDLAVIRQDWVNATKKLDDVAVLKQDFVITKAEFTKQLAGLAATNEGYCKIVCNSSN is encoded by the exons ATGGCCAGGACATTATTCAGTCTACATCCGAGTCGGAGCAACATGAAGTTTTCA TTTGTCGCCGTAGTTCTGGCGCTGGCCTGTGTCGTATCGGCCCAGTTGGCGGACGATTGGAGTAGTAATCGTCGTGCAGAAGTGGACTCCGACGACCTGGCTGTGAGGATGGGGCGAAATATCCTTTTTCGACGGACATCGACGCGATTCGAAAAACTAGAACAAACCACAGAGACATTAGCAAAGAACTTACAGG AGACTACTCTGCAGTTGAATAATACTTCCCAACGcttagaaaaatcatttcatatCCTAGCTGAAACGATGACGGAAGTTGTGAATTTAAAGACGAGTGTAAAAG aaactTCTGAAGGTTTAACGGATATTAAACAAGATTTGGTGAGTGCCAGGACGGATTACTCAAAACAATTAGACG ATATTGAGGTTATTAAGCAAGAACTGGTCAGCACCAAGGAGGAATTCACTAAACAATTTGAAG ACATAACCACTATCAAGCAAGATCtcataaacacaaaaaagcaGTTTGAAG atTTGACAGCGACTCAACAGGATTTAGTCAGCGCCATGAAGGCGGATTACGCAAAACAAATGGATG AATGGGCAGCAATGAAGCAGGACTTGGTGAACGCAAAATCGGATTACGCAAAACAATTAGagg atATGGCGgcaatcaaaaagaatttgctGAGCACCAAGACTGACTATGAAAAGCAATTGATTG ATATTTCAGTAATCAAGCAAGGCGTAGTGAATGCCACTCGACAATTGGATG CCACCCAACAAGATTTGACAGCCGCTAAGATGGAATACAAAAAACAGTTTGATG AAATTTCAGTGATTAAGCAAGAGTTGATAAGCACCAAATCGAATTTCATCAAACAACTGGATG ATGTGACACTAATTAGGCAAGATTTGTTGAGTGCTAAAGCTGATTATGCAAAACAATTAACCG ATTACTCAGCCATTAAGCAAGATTTGAAGAATACCAAATTGGACTATACGAAACAGTTGGAAG ACATTTCAGTAATCAAGCAGGATTTGATGAACGTCACAAAACAATTAGATG CAACGCAGAAAGATTTGATAACCGCTAGAGTAGGTTATAAAAAGGAATCCGATG CAATTTCAGCgatcaaaagagaaatgatgagCACAAAAACCAATTACACGAATCAATTGCACG GTTTGGAAATACTCAAACAAGATTTGATAAGCGGAACTAAACATCTGGGTG AAACCCTTGGGCATTTAGAAAAGGCCAAGAAGGGATATGACGACCAATTGAATG GTTTTgcagaaataaaacaagatttGTTGAGCGCAAAATCAAACTTTTCAAAAGAGTGGGATg TAACTCAACATCATTTACAGAGAGCTATTGCGAATTACACCAAACAACAGGATG aTTTGGCAGTAATTAAGCGAGATTTGATGAGCGCCACGAAACAACTggatg CaattcaaaaaagtttaacGAGCGCAAAAGCGGATTACACGAAGCAATCGGAGG aTATGGCGATAATTAAGCAGGGATTGGTGATCGCAAAAGTGGATTACTCAACTAAATTGAGTG ACATGACAGCAATAAAGGCTGATTTGATAAACGCAACAAAACGACTGGACG CAACGCAAGAAGCTTATATGAACGCTCAATTGGCGTACGCAAAACAATCGGAGG TTATGGCGGCGATAAAGCAAGATTGGATGAAAACTAAATCGGATTATGCAAAACAGCTGACAG ATTTGGCAATAATCAAGCAAAGTGCGATGAATACTACGAAGGAATTAGATG CTACTTGGAAGGATTTAGTGGGCGCTAAAGcagaatatttaaaacaactGGATG cgataaatgttttaatagattttGCAGTTCTCAAGCAAGATTTGACAAGCACGAAAGCAGATTACGCAAGACAGTTGGAcg ATTTGGCTGTAGCTCATCAAGAATTAGTGGACGCCATGAAAGCAGATTACACAAAACAATTGGACG atatGGCGGCAACTCAGCAAGACTTGGTGAGCGCTATGAAAGCGGATTatacaaaaacatttgatg ATTTGGCAGTAGCTAAACAATCTTTTGTGAACGAAATGAAATCGGATTacacaaaacaatttgacG ATCTGGCAGTAATCAGACAAGATTGGGTGAACGcgacaaaaaaattggatg atgtAGCGGTACTTAAGCAAGATTTCGTGATTACGAAGGCAGAATTCACGAAACAGCTGGCTG GTTTGGCAGCTACCAATGAAGGATATTGCAAAATTGTGTGTAATTCTTCGAATTGA